In a genomic window of Gouania willdenowi chromosome 11, fGouWil2.1, whole genome shotgun sequence:
- the marcksl1b gene encoding MARCKS-related protein 1-B: MGSQASKGDVAAEANAAAAVDAAAVKTNGQENGHVKTNGDVSTKPDGDAAATNGSAEAAKEPEAGAGGDAIEPAPAADGEAAKPEGEAATKETPKKKKKKFSLKKSFNFKLNLKKSKKSEAVKEEGDAAAAAASPAEEKPAENGESAPVEEKKEEVKEEAAAAAAAPAPAEAPKVEEGAAAKEEAPKEEAKQEAAAPAPEATKPTEESSSTPAPSEKKE, encoded by the exons ATGGGATCCCAGGCATCCAAGGGAGACGTGGCCGCGGAGGCGAACGCAGCCGCCGCCGTTGATGCTGCGGCTGTCAAAACCAACGGACAG GAGAACGGCCACGTAAAGACCAATGGCGACGTCTCCACCAAGCCCGATGGGGACGCCGCTGCTACCAATGGCTCTGCTGAGGCGGCCAAGGAGCCTGAGGCCGGTGCGGGCGGCGACGCCATCGAGCCTGCACCTGCGGCCGATGGAGAGGCGGCCAAGCCCGAGGGCGAGGCTGCAACCAAGGAGACccccaagaagaagaagaagaagttctCCCTGAAGAAGTCCTTCAACTTCAAGCTGAACCTGAAGAAGAGCAAGAAAAGCGAGGCGGTGAAAGAGGAGggtgatgctgctgctgctgccgcctcCCCCGCTGAGGAGAAGCCCGCTGAGAATGGAGAGAGCGCTCCtgtggaggagaagaaggaggaggtgaaggaggaggctgctgctgctgctgctgctcctgcaccGGCCGAGGCTCCAAAGGTGGAGGAGGGGGCGGCGGCTAAAGAGGAGGCTCCCAAAGAGGAGGCCAAGCAGGAGGCAGCTGCTCCGGCCCCCGAGGCCACGAAACCAACGGAGGAGAGCAGCTCGACCCCCGCCCCCTCTGAAAAGAAAGAGTGA